A section of the Myxocyprinus asiaticus isolate MX2 ecotype Aquarium Trade chromosome 40, UBuf_Myxa_2, whole genome shotgun sequence genome encodes:
- the LOC127431223 gene encoding hepatitis A virus cellular receptor 1 homolog codes for MIALLFVITLNIVVSTCIESSKLVVGQVGDTVTLPCKYDIDTHGILNSCWGRHQSWFGCENTVISTDGLHVNYRESHRFSLASELDRGDVSLTIRVAQKRDAGLYVCRIEIPGPFNDISYNVYLFISSGLEQDPKSVISDRQLDPTILKQEEQVYYASDTATIITELYITSEKTADVTGVYISEPDAMVHTEETMETFVINTVRIGAIVFVPGLIITLLFRLRRSRQHTTSCRGI; via the exons ATGATTGCTTTACTATTTGTTATCACATTGAACATCGTTGTATCAA CCTGCATTGAATCATCAAAACTGGTTGTCGGACAGGTTGGGGATACAGTTACTCTTCCATGTAAATATGACATTGACACACATGGCATATTAAACAGTTGTTGGGGAAGACACCAGTCATGGTTCGGCTGTGAGAACACTGTCATCTCCACCGATGGCTTGCATGTGAACTACAGAGAGTCGCATAGATTCAGCTTGGCCAGTGAACTCGACCGAGGTGATGTTTCGCTGACTATCAGGGTTGCTCAAAAAAGGGATGCTGGGCTGTATGTGTGCCGCATTGAGATCCCCGGACCTTTCAATGACATTAGttacaatgtttatttattcatcagcagtg GACTGGAACAGGATCCAAAGAGCGTTATCTCGGATAGACAACTGGACCCTACAATATTAAAGCAGGAAGAACAAG tcTACTATGCATCAGACACAGCCACAATCATTACTGAGCTATATATCACATCAGAAAAGACTGCAG ATGTTACTGGTGTCTACATTAGTGAGCCTGACGCAATGGTCCATACTGAG GAAACAATGGAAACATTTGTCATAAATACTGTCAGAATTGGAGCCATTGTCTTCGTCCCTGGATTAATCATCACACTTCTGTTTA GACTGCGGCGTTCCAGACAACACACCACCAGCTGCAGAGGAATTTAA